The genomic segment GCTAATTAAACtgtactactattactactgcATGTAGGGTTTGTACCAGAAACGGGTCATAGACGCAGCGAGTGTGCTACGGGGCGGTCGCAACTGAGTGAAACAAAATTCGTACTGCATAATTAATGTTAAGTAGGGATGTTCCATTAACTTGTGTCCGTCTCGCTTCTTAGTGCTGCCATTCTGGTGGTGGAAAATGCCAGGGGATTACAGTTACAGTCAGGGGATTACAGTTACAGTCTGCTATCAGTGGACGAAGATCGGAAGTCAAGTCAGCTGTGAAACTTTTATCCATGTTGTGTCTTTTGTTAGTTGTTTTAAAAGAGGCTTAAGTCTGATCTTACACTCATCATCTCGGCCATCTCTTGTTTTAAGACTTTTGGGGATGAGGAAAACAATCGTAGCAACATATGGATGTTTTATCAAACCTGGGTGCGTGACTTTAGTTTGTTATTTAGGCGTGAAAGGAGGAAATCGCTGTAAAAGTGAAACAGCTGATTTGGGCTGGGCAAATACCACAGTCGTAACAAACTCTAATACTGGACCGAGCTCACGGTTTGACAGCAGCTGACTGAATACTGCTAAATGCCTGTCAGGCTGTCTGCCAGTgcacctgtctgcctgcctgcttgtctgtctgtcagtctctcTGCCCTCAGCTGTCTGCAGTATGTGGTCAATATTAAGTCATTTATCATACATCCTTGAAACACATGCTGATGCTGCACTAATCTGTAGAGAGTCAGAGTCAACAGGTAGGAGTATTTGCTGCTGTGCAAATAATAAGTCGAATTCAGGTAGTAGAAACACTGCTGGTAAGTGGAAATGGAGAAGTGCTTAGGTTAACCGGagctctctccccctctgtgtgtttcagtttgCTGAGTGGAAGGATATCCACTCTTCGGGATGAAACTGGAGCTGTGAGTAGCTTTCGTTGCTTCTTATGTGAAAATGAGTACAGAACCTGCAGGCTGCATCTGAGAGTTCTCTTAACGCTTCCAGCTGATGGGACATGACATTTGTCCTGTTGTGCTGCAGCTCACTAAAATATGACTCATAACCCTAAGATGACATTAACATAATTTAAATATGACATTACATCATCTGAGACCATATTAGACAAATTAAGAGTGGTCCTCCCCCACCATCATTGTTTCATCATTCAGTTTAATCCACCTGCCTATTGTTAGATGATGCCCTGTTTTGTGTAGGGCTACGACTATTATTTAAAGCCGCTACAAGGAGCTTTCAATTTTGTTGATTGTGGTGGCCCCTGTGGACATAAGCAGTATGAGCACCACCGCTTTGAGTgtaaagatcttgatctggctAACACATGCATTTGTGATGCTATCATGCCATTTGCCTGATTCGTAACcatgaggtaatgtgtctatttgtggcTGTGGAATATTAATATCTGTAATATGACTcatgaaacaaagtaaactttgtttGTCACCCTCAGCACTTAATCTGTCAGTTAATTTTCAACCACTTGCAAAGCCAaagaaatttccaaaagcagtGAAACAGCCCAAGGTCATGTCTAGTTTTGTGAAACCAAAACCCACAGCTGCTTAATGGGAGAGGAaggcagcaaatccttacattttaTCAGCTGGAGCAAGCTGATGTTTGGCACTTTTATGGTATTATACAATGTTAATTGTTTGGGTTTAACTGAATTGTCACTAAGTAATGTCAGCACCGTTCCCCTCACTGCacactgtgttgtgtttatttatgttttttttttttcccccaaacatACTTGAATCATAACCAATCGCTTTTGAACGGTTGATTGAACCCTACATCTTCATCATAACATTTTGTCCCTCCACTTGCAGATATTTATTGATAGAGATCCGACAGCTTTTGCACCGATCTTGAATTTCCTGCGAACCAAAGAGTTGGACCTTCGGTAAGAACTGGTGACACCATTCAGAAATAAACCCCTGATTGATTATTTTATAATtacatgatgtcatgttgtAACTAGAATACCTGTACTGCTTTTTTGTCCCTCTGTAGGGGTGTCAACATCAGCATCCTGCGACATGAAGCAGAGTTTTACGGGATAACTCCTCTAGGTGTGTTGCTGTACAGAGGTTTTGGAGGAAATGGAAGAGGCAGTCATGATATGAACACAAATAGTGACATgtataaacataatataaacCTCTTAATGCACCTGCTCTATATCAACTTTGTCCTGAAGCCAAATCACGAGATTTTGAGCAAACGGTTCAAACAGCTTTAGTACAATTGAAGTGTTGTCCTGTAATGTCAAGTGTTGTTTTGGCTTCAAACACTTGAGTGAGGTCAGGACCTTCTTACTGCTAGTTCCATGTGCTCTAATgttgttttacttcctgtttcagaGTTTGTAACTTCCCTGCATTGTCTGTGTAGTTGAATGGGAAAGTTACCTTTTGTGAGAGCTGATCACCTAGTAAAAATCATAATGTGCAGAGCAATGCATGTGGTACAATGCAAAGTACAGTGGCCTGCCCTAATCGGATAAATCATGTATAATTTGTAAAAACTactaaagaaaacacaaaatgaaaaaaaattctatAGAAGAAAACGATGATTTATTCTCATTtccataaatgaaaaaaatattagtaACTATCAATCTTCTGATAATATAATCTCATTTTCCTGAGTGTTACCTTTTTTAGGTTTTACAGCAGGTAAAGGTTGCTGTAGTGTTACCCTGGTCTTCACATGCTCACTGCtggttttatgtgtgtgtttgtgtgcagtacGGCGCCTGCTTCTGTGTGAGGAACTGGACCGCTCGTCATGCGGTAGTGTTCTCTTCCATGGTTACCTGCCGCCTCCAGGTAGagacatgaaactgaaaataaagtaaacaaaTGATCGTAACTGGAAACAGCAGATTGAACTTGTGCTTCATAAACAGTTTTAGGCAGGAAATGATCTGTTTTGAAGTCAAAGAAtactaaaaaaaatacatatctgAAGAAACGTCTATGAAATAACCCCATTGTATCTTTCCCTGACAGGCATCCCTGCCCGAAAGTCAAATCCTGCCTCAGCAGCCTCCGgctcctcctctgatgagcGACCGGGTCCAAGTGGAGCAGAGGGCTTCACCCGCGTTGGTCCCCCTCCTCACCCATCCCTCACTGGCCCACCTGGAACAGACGACAACCATAAACTGGGTGAGTAACTCAGAGAGGCCTCATAGAGTGTGTccatatttaaaaaagataaacaatGGATCATCCATAGTTAATATGCTAATAGCTGTTGTGAGCTCGAGCAAGAAATCCATCTCAGAGTAGTCTTCATCTTAGCATAAAAAAGCCAGCAGCAAATGTAGACTTGACTCTTACTTTGACAGTGAACCTGCTGCACTGTCTCCCTTCTGCCTGCAGGAAAACTGCTTagttatgtctgtgtgtgtgtgcgtttctaCATGTTCATATGTGTGTCAaatctgtatatgtgtgtcagTGGGAGAGTCGAGTATATGTGCCGTTTATGCTTAttcacatctgtgtgtgcatgtttctgtgAGCGTGCGTGAATGCTGGAGCTAATGTGACCTGACACATCCTTTTAGTGTGCTGACTGAGGGTAGCCTAGTTTCACGGCCCGCTCTCTGTTGAGGATGACATCAGAGAATATAGTGAACAAAGAGTGCATGTGTCCGGGTGATGGAGAAGCATTTGCTGTCTGTGTTTAATATCATACAGtgattttaaatataaatccaTGATCCCTGCCTCGTTCTACGCCTTGAAATTTCTTTTtgacatttccattttattcaACAATTCAGATactgataaataataaacaataaagtgaaaacaaagtGTATATTCAGTCTGATTATCAGGCTACAaaagcagtgtgtttgtttttattgtgtgtgtgcaggtcctGTGGTTGACCCCAGGAAGGTGCTGATTATAGCAGGACACCACAACTGGATTGTAGCAGCCTATGCACATTTTGTCATCTGCTACAGGTAACACTGCCGCAACATGGCTGCCTAAAACATTTCTCATCCACTCGCTCTATAGTTCATCAGGGGGAGACATTCAATTATTAATGAAGGTGGAGTCGTTATCTGTTGTGTCTCACATTTCTCATGTAATGCTCTTTGATCGTTATCTGTACCTGTACAGTAGCTCTCATCTTTGGTTCTCTACCTGTTCAGTAAAAATAATGAACTTTTACTATCACAAGCAGACAAATTGAGAACAATGTGTTACTTGGTTTAATGACAATGAAGTAAAATGCATCTATCTATTTGTACAACATTGTTATATATCATGTATATTTAAACATGTAATCTCTATGTGGAATTGATTCAGTACAAATGTATGCAAGTCAAAATAGGTGCCTGCAACTCATTCCCTGTGTGTGATCTCGCTACAGGATAAAGGAATCTTCTGGATGGCAGCAGGTGTTTTCCTCCCCGTACCTTGACTGGACCATTGAACGCATCGCGCTTAACGCCAAGGTTGTCGGCGGCCCGCATGGGGACAAGGACAAGATGGTGGCTGCCGCCTCGGAGAGCAGTATCATCCTCTGGAGCATCCAAGATGGAGGCAGTGGCAATGAGATCGGTAAACAGAGGGTCACATATCGGGGGCCCTACTGAACCTACTGGATTTTGAGAATTGTGAACATGTTACGGTTAAAAAAAATTCAGCGATTgaaagttttaaaaagaaaatataatttcaCATCAGTCAGAACTCTCTAAATGGTGTGTTACCACGCTGGATTCAAACACTTGAGTCTTGAAATGCTCAATTGTTTTTGCACATGCTGACCACCACGCTGATTTGTGACCCCTTTGACTTCCTGTAATGTCTGTGACTCAGCCTTCACTCTTTAACGTCTGCCTCTCCACACCACTTCAGGTGTATTCAGTCTTGGTGTACCCGTGGACGATCTCTTCTTCATTGGAAACCAGCTGGTGGCTACAAGTCATACAGGGAAGGTCGGGGTGTGGAATGCCGTCACACAGCATTGGCAGGTAGGAGGGCGGAGAGTGTGGTTCTCCCTCCTAATTAATGTTTTACTGTTAAATTAGTGAGCGAACCGGTTATGGAGCATCAATCACTGGATATTTGTGTTCTATGTGCCTGTACTCGACAGTCCGTcgaatgtacagtatgtgtgtttttcaacTAAGAGTCGACATGAAATAACACTCTACTGATTGTGACtgttgtgtatgtatatgttaGGTTCAAGATGTGGTTCCTATCACCAGTTGTGACACAGCAGGATCCTTTCTGCTACTGGGCTGCAACAATGGCTCTATCTACTACATAGGTATACACACGCTTATacacatgtacaaacacatACCTGTCTTCTGCCTAACAGAATGTCAGGGAAGATGAGTGAAAGTACTTGGTTTGGCAACAGGCCAGCTGTTTAGATGTTCAGAGATATTTCTGTGACAACTTTGCATGATTATAGATTATACAATGTTTATAAAAGCGCATTAGAGACTTAGTAGTATTACTCTAAAGGATTCTGAGTCAGTAAGAGGATTGGATATTGGATCAGGATCTTCAAAACACTttgacaaactttttttttgtcatcttctTTTCAGACATGCAGAAGTTTCCACTGAGGATGAAGGATAATGATCTTCTAGTGACGGAGCTTTATCACGATCCTTCAAATGATGCTATCACTGCACTGTCTGTCTACCTCACACCAAAAACCAGTCAGTAGACCTTTACTACCCtcaattgttgtttttacaaataaacataaaaaaaaatattcctgCATATGTGTTTTCCCATTTTTAACCCCCTCAGTTTCACCTCCTGTGATATAAGTCGTCACTGACCTGACATTAAACTGTTCTGTCCACTCTCTGCTGTCAGGTGTGAGCGGGAACTGGATAGAGATAGCATACGGGACGAGCAGCGGTGCGGTGAGAGTGATCGTGCAACATCCGGAGACGGTGGGATCAGGCCCTCAGCTCTTTCAGACGTTCACTGTGCACAGGAGCCCGGTGACGAAGATCATGCTGTCGGAGAAACATCTGGTATCAGGTGAGGAGAGTGTGACGGGTAGGCGGGTGAGCGTTATCATCTCTCGTTCATTGCGTTCCTGTGATTGAAATCTTGTGTGGCCGTTTGCGttattctgtgtgtgtcagtgtgcgcGGACAACAACCACGTCCGGACGTGGACGGTGACACGATTCAGAGGAATGATCTCCACCCAGCCAGGCTCCACCCCGCTGGCCTCCTTCAAGATACTGTCcctggaggagacagaaagTCATGGGAGCTACTGCTCTGGGAATGATATAGGTGAGAGAGTTAAGATCAGAAGATATCGAATAACATGAGGGAAGAATAGAGTCATTtatgaggaggaggacgagaaTCTTATCTGTGTATTCAGATTTAGGAGATAGCAGCTACACTATGAGCAAACCATCAAGTGGCCACATGAATGAATCTGTCACACGTCTTTAACTGTAACTTGATCAAAGAGTTGGCCATAAAGAGGCAGAAAAGTGGACTGAGTGTGTTTTCTGCTCTCAGGTCCATTTGGAGAGCGAGACGATCAGCAGGTTTTCATACAGAAGGTGATTCCCATCACcaacaaactgtttgtgagGCTCTCATCGACTGGAAAGAGGTCAAATATTCTTtatctgtcttttctctttcacCTTATCTACCTAAGCTGCTCCATCTCACTGAATTTCTTCCTCTTGACTGTGGTGTCTGTGTTTGCTCGCACCCTGCATGGCAACatctgactttgtgtgtgtgtgtgcctgttttgTCAGGATCTGTGAAGTGCAGTCGGTGGACGGGACCACCATCTCTTGCTTCATGGTGCGAGAGTGTGAGGGTTCGAGTCGTATGGGGTCGCGTCCTCGACGCTATCTGTTCACCGGCCACGGCAACGGCAGCATCCAGATGTGGGACCTGACCACTGCGATGGATACGGCTAataaaggagaggagaggaagagagatggTGAGGAAGTCGACAGATACAGGGTGGGGAAGAGGGgatgttgagagagagagagagagagagagacagaactTTAATGTAAACCTGAATGTCGATGGCTAGATTTGCTCTCCTACAGGATAAACAGTAGACTTTTGTTTTGGTGAAGTACTGTGTTGCGTCCTGAATCTTCTCTTCTGTTTGATAGATGTAGGTGGGCCGacggaggaggagctgctgcagctgttggaTCAGTGCGACCTGAGCACCTCCCGCTGTGCTACACCAAATataagccccgccccctccgTTCTGCACCACACGCGCCTCAGAGAGTCCTGCTCGAGGTTAGAAAGACAGTCCACACACACCACGTTAAAGAcggacacacaaacaacatAAGGATCTTCAACTGACAACTGTCACTACAGACACATCTGTACAAATGTTTCATTAATATAGGGACCTGTTTGTTTTAATACCAAACAATAATTGCTAACCTGTCTCCAACTCACTTCCATGTCTTCCAGTCTGCAGTTACAGGCCCCGGAGCCCATTCCTGAGACCCAGGCAACTTATGGAGCTGTACGACCCTACAGAGAGAGCCCCCTGCTGGCCCGAGCTCGACGAACCGAGTCCTTCCACAGTTACCGGTAAAATAACATTTGTCTCACTGGATATCCCATATTACAGGCATGGCTTTCCCACACACACGTCAGGCTCAACTTGACAGGGTTTGGCTTGGCATGTCAGCCGAGCACAGCAGGTTTCTGCATCTCCACAACACGGCTACCTGCTTTAAGGTGTGTCTCTAACTAATGTTTAAGTTATCTTAAGTAGTGTTGAAAGGAGCAGCTGTAAACTCCTCCTCTCCGCAGTATTATTCAAGAACCGCTGTAAATAAAGCTCTGATAATTTGGTGATGAACATGTTCCATTTCCTATAAATCCTCCACAGTATAATCCcctctttttttcaatttaaagcttttttttttaagcagcaAAATCTGGAAATGTTGGAAATTTGTTTTTTCTAGCAGTAACTTCTCTTGACCACGACTtcctaaacagctgaaagcGAACATGttgaaacagtaaaatgaagTTTATGtctgaacagcttgtttatttatccATCCACCTGTAACTGACTccatccctctgtctttctgtagAGACTTCCAGAACTTCAGCCTGAGTCGAGGTGTCCTGGACAGCACAGGTCAGACATCCACGCTGGGCTCCGGCCAGGCCCCTGATGCCCGCCGTTCGCTCTGCGACTTTGGGTCCGACGACAGTGAGAGAAGAGCCTCGGCAATGGAGTTCTGGGCTTGCCGAACAGCCAGTTCAAGCTCTGCTTCAAATATCGGAGCCCTGACGACTGCCGTTGTTTGTGGGGTGAAGGCAGATGCCGGTCCAGAGTCTCCACGGCAACCACCCGACAGCCCGATTCCCGGAGGTGACGTTAGGCGAAAAGTGCACCCACAACCAGAGGAGGGGGACAGTGTGGGATCACCAGGTGAAGGGGGGAAGGCGGAGGGTGGTGTGAGAAAAAGGGGGGTACTAGAAGGAGGCTTCCTGGGGAGGAAGAGGGCCCCCCCTGtcccccacctctcctccgTCCCCTCTGGATCTGAGGGTGGAGGCAGCGACTCATCTTCCAATGCCTCCCCCTCCCCAACCAAACTGACTTCCTCCACCTCACCGCGACACAGGAAGCTGGCCCCCGAGCTGTCCAATCAGGACAGCAGCCTGTGACAGCACAATGTGCCCGccagccttttttcttttgatccTAATCAGAGCAGTTATCTTGTGGAGGCTTCCTGTGCTGTAGGTGCATGTGGGAGATGATGCCTGGAtatcagagcagaggaggaatgTGGCTTCAGCTCCAGGAAAACCGCTTCAACTGCTTCTACTCCACCTTAACTATGTTTGTCATGATGTAACTGGATAAAGGAGCTTCTTTTGGGACTCCACACAAGACACTCCTGTGTTTTGTTGAGTCTGTGTCTCAGGATGAGTCTCCTCTGCTCAGTTCGCTTGCTATGCTGAaatctgatgtgaagcagcagtcAAAACATCCCGCTAACAGGGCAggaatgcattttgtttttgattttttttcaaagatttcaAATTCCACCATACCTCGAAAACCTGGCTGGGTACAACTGCTATACACTAATGAACTCCTGCTATCTTCCAGGTTGTCTTAACAGATGACGAGGGTGATGAGGTCAGCACTTGCAGGCACAAATCTGATAGCAAGATGTCTGCTCGGTTAGTCCCGGAGAACTGCTCGATTTGGTTTTATCTGCCTGTGTCGATTTTGTTTACTCGAAATcccaacaaacacagaaaccaaAGGAAAATGCGAACATCTCTTTGGCCAGATATTGTCAAGGGCGATGGTTGAAGCAGCGTGTGGCCACTGATGTGTAGATTGAATCTTAAGGCAGAAaaagcacagcacagcacagcactaGTCATACATAGGGgttttttaaaagtgctttaTCTTTAACAAAGGCACAACTTTTATCAGATATTGAACATATTTCTATTGGCTTGTAGTCCGGTAGGAATGACTTTGTTCTGAACTGGAGCTAAATTATTGAAGCATACACTCTTTGAATATCTGCCTTTGAACAAAACCCTGATGTGAAATTTGGGAAAGTTGAGATCTTTCACTGAGCTTTTACatcatgagaaaacaaaacaaaaatatgaaatttacAATTATGTTAGAGGACAAAAAGGGGGCAAATCCTCACGTTTGGGAAGCTGAAACCAGCCCCTTTCAAATACAGAACTCATGATGACGTCGCGTCAACTCTGACAGTATGTGCAGTCTGTCGTTCAGTGACTTTTTACTTCAACTTACCTGAAACATTTAAGCCTAACGACAATCTTGGCAGCTACTTGAATActaatgctgcagccagagacACAACGTTGTTGAAGCAGCGACAGTAAAAGTCAACAAGTCATTTTGCAGCTCCAGCGCGAAGTAAaacctttgtgtgtctgttgtgtaaCAGCTGAAAGACAACTATGCAACAGTGGATCTAAGATGCAGAACAGCAGAACTAACACAGCTAACCAGTCTTCAGGATTACTGAATGTTGGTACATGGTGGTGTCAAAGGCCAACTGCATTATAAAGTTACACTAACAGTAGCATTAAAGCCTCCCCGCTCCTCATCaaacatttttgacaggaaAAAGCGCAGGAGGAACACATTCGTTAGTCATGGCTCAGTTCCATCAAGTATCCCAGTTCGCCATGACAGCGAGCCGACGTGCCAGTATcagttacacctgtgcttttcctcctGCGACAAGTCAAACATTCGCTGTGAGAAGTGACAAAACACATTGGTGGCACACAGCTGGAATCCTCCggtttgaaggttttttttttttttaaatgagctgtTTAAAAGATGGCGTTCATATACGGTGACAGCAAATTAACATTTGCTACATTTATACAGGAATCTGTTTTTAGTTAAAAGTCCGGTGTATAGGATTTAGTAGCAAAACCTCTCGTCAAAGGCTCTCTTCCCAAGCccgtgtttggtttgtccattctggccTTCTGTAGACAAATAGCAGACTTTGGAACGAGGATGCACTACCTCTGTAGATATACAGACTCGTTCTGaggtaacaaaaacatgatAATTAATTTCAGGTGATtgtacacaaatgaaaacattatggtgaatattatattttattgtatttctgcCAGTCCTCGAaaaaatcctacacactggacctttaatgcTTTGTGGTATATAGAGTATGGGGCCTTGTCCTCGATGTCTAAACAGAGtgaaatcatttcatttctgtgAGACAGGTAGAAAAACAGCGGTGCCTGCGCGAGATCACactaattattatttatattttatttttttacagtgtcaCAATATAACTACACTCAACTGAACAGTCAAAAGGACATACACTACATCACTTTACTCCCTCAGAAAACAGAATTTAACGTGTCTTGCTTTGTTTCGGATGACTGTTGCAGTGCCTTATTTAACGCGTCCGACGGTTATCaagcctgtctgtgtgttttaaactgaaaagGATTTTGACCAAAGGCTCGTGAAGAGACTGAGCTCATTGTGGAGCCACGTAAAACGGACCTGTCCACTCCCAGCTTCGTGATAGATTTACAGCAGGCCAAATTAGATTTCATGAGTGGTCACTTGAATTGATAGGCATTACATattaaattgtaaattgtaaatAATCTTGACGTAGATTAAAACTGGAAAGCCCATCGCTCTTCGCCACACCTGGGGAAGTTTTATGTGTAGCTTGTTTTCTCATAGTTTGAGTTGAGCCAGCTCAAGCATAAAAACAGTAAGATATGAAGTGTGCTCtgaaggaaacaaaagcaatgCACCTTGTTTGTGACGGGCTGAACGTTCGATGGCAGTGACCTTAATTAGTTTTACGATCGTGTGAGCTAAACTTTTGCCGTTTCAATCCCTGTGAGATTTCCACTAGCTGTTGGTTAAGTTAAAGAAACCCGACCAGCTCTTGATCCACGGTACTTTTTTATAACCATGACTGGGGCAactgtaaagaaaagaaaaaaaaaaagttgagaagaAGTCGAAAGACTGTCCTGAAATCTTAATTATGATTTGCCAAATCCTGATGTGACCTCTTTCTACATAGATTGTATTAGCACATTAGCTTATCAtattgacataaaaaaaaaaaaaaacactgactgtgTGGTCCCTGCCTGTACAAAGATTTACATTTGGATACGCTAATTATATGTACGGAAAGTTGACCAtcataatcaaaacaaagtCCTAACATGGATGCAttgatgtgtgttgtgtgttgataCTTACACTGTTGTTCTTTACATATTGTTGGTAATCATATAATGCCTCTACGTTGATATTACCATGCTATCGGACCTAACTGCATTTGCACTTGCACTATTAAGACTAATATTAAAAGTAACTTGCTagtgtttattttatatatatatatgtatatataaaaaaaaacataaagtttaAAGTGTATTTCTGCACatatctgtttgtctgtcctgACCTGTCCCTCAGTTCCTCTCTGGCTATGTTTACATTATATTACAGCCAGATGCTAGCGAGCTAAAAGGAAATACATATCTGTTTGTTCAAGCTGCCCTGTGCATCGTTGttttacattgtgtgtgtttgaaatggCTGCATTATGTTGTTATATTATTTACAGTACTGAACCACGATCATGAGTGTTCATGCAATTTTAAACTGTGCTGTGTTCACTAAAAGCTCTCAGAACTGGACGTGTTTCCTTATTTGAACTTTCACAAGACTAAGAAgttgaaggtgcaatatgtaacattttttgcggaaaacattaaaaaagtaaaattttaaCAGAATGTGATGAAATAACAGCTTTAACATTATCACATCTCCATATTATGTTGCAGCGATATCTActgttgttagcatgctaaccagctaaacCAGGCCTGCCCTGCTCCAAAGCTCCTGGGCTACCGGTATAAACGGCAACACTTTTTTAGGTGCTCGAAGCAACC from the Sparus aurata chromosome 4, fSpaAur1.1, whole genome shotgun sequence genome contains:
- the kctd3 gene encoding BTB/POZ domain-containing protein KCTD3 isoform X2, with product MWIPDSFFSSLLSGRISTLRDETGAIFIDRDPTAFAPILNFLRTKELDLRGVNISILRHEAEFYGITPLVRRLLLCEELDRSSCGSVLFHGYLPPPGIPARKSNPASAASGSSSDERPGPSGAEGFTRVGPPPHPSLTGPPGTDDNHKLGPVVDPRKVLIIAGHHNWIVAAYAHFVICYRIKESSGWQQVFSSPYLDWTIERIALNAKVVGGPHGDKDKMVAAASESSIILWSIQDGGSGNEIGVFSLGVPVDDLFFIGNQLVATSHTGKVGVWNAVTQHWQVQDVVPITSCDTAGSFLLLGCNNGSIYYIDMQKFPLRMKDNDLLVTELYHDPSNDAITALSVYLTPKTSVSGNWIEIAYGTSSGAVRVIVQHPETVGSGPQLFQTFTVHRSPVTKIMLSEKHLVSVCADNNHVRTWTVTRFRGMISTQPGSTPLASFKILSLEETESHGSYCSGNDIGPFGERDDQQVFIQKVIPITNKLFVRLSSTGKRICEVQSVDGTTISCFMVRECEGSSRMGSRPRRYLFTGHGNGSIQMWDLTTAMDTANKGEERKRDDVGGPTEEELLQLLDQCDLSTSRCATPNISPAPSVLHHTRLRESCSSLQLQAPEPIPETQATYGAVRPYRESPLLARARRTESFHSYRDFQNFSLSRGVLDSTGQTSTLGSGQAPDARRSLCDFGSDDSERRASAMEFWACRTASSSSASNIGALTTAVVCGVKADAGPESPRQPPDSPIPGGDVRRKVHPQPEEGDSVGSPGEGGKAEGGVRKRGVLEGGFLGRKRAPPVPHLSSVPSGSEGGGSDSSSNASPSPTKLTSSTSPRHRKLAPELSNQDSSL
- the kctd3 gene encoding BTB/POZ domain-containing protein KCTD3 isoform X1, with protein sequence MATNGNNLTPGMGDIIQLNVGGTRFSTSRQTLMWIPDSFFSSLLSGRISTLRDETGAIFIDRDPTAFAPILNFLRTKELDLRGVNISILRHEAEFYGITPLVRRLLLCEELDRSSCGSVLFHGYLPPPGIPARKSNPASAASGSSSDERPGPSGAEGFTRVGPPPHPSLTGPPGTDDNHKLGPVVDPRKVLIIAGHHNWIVAAYAHFVICYRIKESSGWQQVFSSPYLDWTIERIALNAKVVGGPHGDKDKMVAAASESSIILWSIQDGGSGNEIGVFSLGVPVDDLFFIGNQLVATSHTGKVGVWNAVTQHWQVQDVVPITSCDTAGSFLLLGCNNGSIYYIDMQKFPLRMKDNDLLVTELYHDPSNDAITALSVYLTPKTSVSGNWIEIAYGTSSGAVRVIVQHPETVGSGPQLFQTFTVHRSPVTKIMLSEKHLVSVCADNNHVRTWTVTRFRGMISTQPGSTPLASFKILSLEETESHGSYCSGNDIGPFGERDDQQVFIQKVIPITNKLFVRLSSTGKRICEVQSVDGTTISCFMVRECEGSSRMGSRPRRYLFTGHGNGSIQMWDLTTAMDTANKGEERKRDDVGGPTEEELLQLLDQCDLSTSRCATPNISPAPSVLHHTRLRESCSSLQLQAPEPIPETQATYGAVRPYRESPLLARARRTESFHSYRDFQNFSLSRGVLDSTGQTSTLGSGQAPDARRSLCDFGSDDSERRASAMEFWACRTASSSSASNIGALTTAVVCGVKADAGPESPRQPPDSPIPGGDVRRKVHPQPEEGDSVGSPGEGGKAEGGVRKRGVLEGGFLGRKRAPPVPHLSSVPSGSEGGGSDSSSNASPSPTKLTSSTSPRHRKLAPELSNQDSSL